A genomic stretch from Theileria equi strain WA chromosome 4 map unlocalized gcontig_1105316255045, whole genome shotgun sequence includes:
- a CDS encoding signal peptide containing protein (encoded by transcript BEWA_000040A) produces the protein MNAEMLSRSAFILGGLVTALLSVLHLDWSSKWRMYRPCREYIVNDLTHSWHGYKMPCKVATHVHVLPLLGFTEPPYPLFIHTFFLPHRSPLAPPSSTIYRPSMVCSISLSGPTHSLSGSPQYRLPSLLTGALFVLFPQSLCFVSPKGLLYGL, from the coding sequence ATGAATGCTGAGATGCTTTCTCGATCAGCGTTTATACTAGGTGGACTggtaactgcattattgtCTGTGCTCCACTTGGACTGGAGttcaaaatggagaatgtacAGACCTTGCAGAGAGTATATCGTGAATGATTTAACACACTCATGGCATGGTTACAAGATGCCATGCAAAGTAGCCACACATGTTCATGTTCTACCCTTGTTAGGATTCACGGAGCCTCCTTATCCGCTCTTCATCCATACGTTCTTTCTTCCTCACCGGAGCCCATTAGCTCCTCCGTCCTCTACTATTTACCGTCCATCAATGGTATGCTCCATTTCCCTCAGTGGACCTACACATTCACTGAGTGGTAGTCCTCAGTATAGACTTCCCAGTCTCCTTACTGGAGCACTTTTTGTACTGTTTCCACAGAGTCTTTGCTTTGTCTcacccaagggtctcctttatgGTCTTTGA
- a CDS encoding hypothetical protein (encoded by transcript BEWA_000050A), translating into MDRQVCKTIGLYIQTEQIRLPKLLRPEVIQLKAWQADSPSYEPQQESGGSSDKGTPNQGGAAQPTVAKSSTSTLDQSTILSPPQHAKGTVTIPVDVTAEAGGHSGQIPGQQPPGPEPLSIFLLVPTLKMMLVLLVMKKTLFFLVEVQ; encoded by the coding sequence ATGGATCGACAGGTATGCAAGACAATAGGTTTGTACATCCAGACAGAGCAAATAAGACTTCCTAAGCTACTCCGCCCAGAAGTCATTCAACTAAAGGCATGGCAAGCTGATTCTCCATCTTATGAACCTCAACAAGAATCTGGTGGCTCATCTGACAAAGGTACTCCTAACCAAGGAGGAGCTGCTCAACCTACTGTTGCTAAATCTAGTACTAGTACTCTTGATCAATCTACTATTCTCTCTCCTCCTCAACATGCTAAAGGTACCGTTACTATTCCTGTTGACGTTACAGCTGAAGCTGGAGGCCATAGTGGTCAAATTCCCGGTCAACAACCTCCTGGTCCAGAACCTCTAAGCATCTTCCTCCTAGTTCCGACGTTAAAGATGATGCTGGTCCTACTAGTAATGAAAAAGActctattcttcctggtaGAAGTACAGTGA